A region of Terriglobia bacterium DNA encodes the following proteins:
- a CDS encoding M6 family metalloprotease domain-containing protein has translation MRCLMLAAAMFAAASLANAALLKDVPVTLRQPDGTLVQCFATGDEYQNFLHDQEGYVAVQNPKTKSWVYAQEIDGRIRPTEYLIGHGRPDLPGLSKGKALLPPGSPTRFYDSKSARPANASGNPRLANSNPPTNSSAVFMAAPNKGTLNNITIFVRFADDPEFTHPLSDYSSLFNASGDGVVSLYSYFKEASYNQLSVSTSFYPTAGAKTASYVDNHPRGFYQVYDAGANPLGYRNAEDYVAREHALLDRAVAAVGDQVPSSINVDINGDGFIDNVCLIIRGNPDGWSSLLWPHQSVDSGSTAAIHGSRVGAYNIQIESLLLPDFVGVLCHEFFHSLGAPDLYRYSQEGSQDRVGDWFSSVGPWDLMADTPKVPQHMSAYLKYRYGGWLPSPALISQNGTYSLHSLTSSTNNAYWIPSPYSQTEWFLLEYRKKVGAFEQSLPGEGLLVYRINTAQDGLGDAFGPPDEVYIYRPGGTPFADGSLESAFFSSSAGRTGISDSSEPPAFLSDGSSGGLVVSDVGLPADQISFHVTLPSAGPVVPTPSKPAGPILGDSNTPYHFTTTGTVDSRGGALQYRFYWDDGGFSDWSSNPSADYSFFGSKTYNVRAQARSAASPASYSPWSNPLLVSINFATPSPFQLKQRVPPPTDSRMMIYSMVTGDIDGDGSPEVIVMYCYLPDNNPSNRFQDLVVYGWQDGQLQKKWNRYGSSLTYPEGWWLSVGDVDGDGRVEVLKNSEMIKFSAGKYSSTPLNFMPLAVGDANNDGILEAVSFDGTLYQYQSGRWVSIGQLDVPANISKVAIGDTDGDGFNEVVVTGGNGWNTGSVTIYRYTSGGKFSVLWQKSQWMNHFTDCKIADWDSDGKNEIILANDDSSSVRILKFANSTYSEVWSHIFGGYTGMGWVPALALGRVNPASTGSDLVIGLGGHCAQPKEGSGVYMENVGMLLHDADTSMGVGSLLVIDSGHNGLQDIVAGSTDGLIYVISVSPNAPPRPTLIPPSGTASFSTRGSSGQVVSGYVEVTVNDGSAPYGTAVFSYTQEGVVVSEVGVPVSPPTQAARFFVDTRTHVSAGSVNGTIDVLTGFAAVNPNRAMARLTLKLRDSTAALLAEGNIQLAPGEHVAKFLDQLLPDLVLPAGFIDNGLGSLEVTSDQPVSVLALRLTTNQHGRLLLTSTPVADLAKPIPAGQVSFPQIADGGGYQTTLIFMNTSNSTETGMLRFYGNNGSSLPFRLMGVGTIDAAFPYSVPAGGFLRLVSDGSASTANVGWAQLVPDSGKTSPVSAAILSLTQNGVLVTESGIPASGGTTHARIYVDKSGGHDTGLAVSNPGGTGLQITASAYQSDGSTPAGTGTNTLDLAPMGHDARFVGQLIAGLPDGFTGMLDLSSSSPFTALTLRSLTNGRGDFLLTTLPVVDVNQPPPTPLIFPQIANGGGYQTQIILMGASGATSTVTLSYLGNDGAPILVGR, from the coding sequence ATGCGTTGCCTTATGTTGGCGGCAGCTATGTTCGCAGCCGCTTCTCTCGCCAATGCCGCGTTGCTGAAGGACGTACCGGTCACGCTGAGACAGCCCGATGGCACGCTGGTTCAATGTTTTGCCACTGGTGACGAATATCAGAATTTTCTGCACGATCAAGAAGGGTACGTTGCTGTCCAAAACCCCAAGACCAAGTCTTGGGTATATGCTCAGGAAATCGATGGCCGAATCAGGCCCACCGAATATCTGATTGGACACGGACGACCGGATCTGCCCGGGCTATCCAAGGGGAAGGCGCTGCTCCCTCCAGGATCCCCCACCCGTTTCTATGATTCCAAATCTGCCCGACCTGCCAATGCCTCCGGCAATCCGAGGCTAGCGAATTCCAACCCCCCTACGAATTCCTCAGCAGTTTTCATGGCAGCCCCCAATAAGGGCACATTAAACAACATCACTATTTTTGTTCGCTTTGCTGACGATCCAGAATTTACTCATCCTCTCTCCGATTATTCGTCTCTTTTCAATGCGTCCGGTGACGGGGTTGTCTCTCTTTATAGCTATTTCAAGGAGGCTTCGTACAATCAGTTGTCGGTCAGCACCTCGTTCTATCCGACGGCGGGAGCCAAAACGGCTTCTTACGTGGACAATCACCCTCGAGGGTTCTATCAAGTTTACGATGCGGGTGCAAATCCCTTGGGTTATAGAAACGCGGAGGACTATGTGGCCCGCGAACACGCGCTTCTCGATAGGGCCGTGGCGGCCGTAGGCGATCAAGTCCCGTCCTCAATTAATGTCGATATCAACGGGGACGGGTTTATTGATAATGTCTGCCTCATCATCCGTGGCAATCCGGATGGCTGGTCTTCCCTTTTATGGCCGCATCAATCGGTGGACTCAGGCTCGACGGCCGCGATCCATGGCAGCAGAGTAGGCGCCTACAACATCCAAATCGAGTCGCTGCTGTTACCGGACTTTGTCGGCGTTCTCTGTCATGAGTTCTTCCACTCCCTGGGCGCGCCCGACCTGTACCGTTACTCGCAGGAGGGCTCGCAGGACAGGGTGGGAGACTGGTTCAGCTCCGTAGGTCCTTGGGATCTTATGGCTGATACCCCCAAAGTGCCGCAACATATGAGCGCTTATCTAAAATACCGATATGGCGGATGGCTCCCGTCGCCGGCCCTGATCTCCCAGAACGGCACCTATTCATTGCACTCCTTGACGAGCAGCACCAACAATGCGTACTGGATCCCTTCTCCGTACTCGCAAACGGAGTGGTTCCTGCTCGAATACAGAAAGAAAGTCGGAGCGTTCGAGCAGTCCCTGCCGGGGGAAGGACTTCTGGTGTACCGCATCAACACAGCGCAAGATGGGCTTGGGGATGCCTTCGGCCCTCCCGATGAGGTTTATATCTACCGCCCTGGGGGGACGCCTTTCGCGGATGGTTCCCTGGAGAGCGCCTTTTTCTCTTCAAGCGCCGGGAGGACGGGGATTTCGGATTCCAGCGAGCCCCCCGCGTTCCTCTCCGACGGAAGTTCCGGCGGTCTGGTCGTCTCCGACGTTGGCTTGCCCGCTGACCAGATCTCCTTCCATGTCACCCTCCCTTCGGCGGGTCCGGTCGTTCCGACACCTTCCAAGCCTGCCGGGCCAATTCTTGGTGATTCCAACACGCCGTACCATTTCACCACCACGGGGACGGTCGATTCCCGGGGAGGCGCCCTCCAATATCGATTTTATTGGGATGACGGGGGGTTTTCGGATTGGTCCTCCAATCCCTCTGCCGACTACTCATTCTTCGGAAGCAAGACCTACAATGTCAGGGCCCAGGCGCGCAGCGCGGCTTCCCCGGCCTCGTATTCCCCCTGGTCTAACCCTCTTCTGGTGAGTATAAACTTTGCGACGCCATCGCCATTCCAATTGAAACAGCGTGTGCCCCCTCCTACAGATTCCAGAATGATGATCTACAGCATGGTCACGGGTGACATAGACGGCGATGGGAGTCCGGAAGTGATCGTGATGTATTGCTACCTGCCCGACAACAACCCCAGTAATCGATTCCAGGATCTGGTGGTTTACGGCTGGCAGGACGGCCAACTCCAGAAGAAGTGGAATCGATACGGGTCTTCCCTCACCTACCCGGAGGGGTGGTGGCTTTCGGTGGGCGACGTGGATGGGGATGGGCGAGTTGAAGTACTGAAAAATAGTGAGATGATCAAGTTCTCGGCCGGAAAATATAGTTCCACACCCCTGAATTTTATGCCGCTCGCTGTCGGAGACGCCAACAACGATGGAATCCTCGAAGCCGTTTCATTCGACGGCACGCTGTATCAATACCAGAGCGGCCGTTGGGTTTCCATCGGCCAACTCGATGTTCCCGCCAACATCTCCAAAGTGGCAATCGGAGATACCGATGGGGACGGCTTCAACGAAGTGGTCGTTACCGGAGGGAACGGTTGGAATACCGGTTCGGTGACCATCTACCGCTACACCTCCGGAGGGAAGTTCTCCGTCCTCTGGCAAAAAAGCCAATGGATGAACCATTTCACTGATTGCAAAATCGCCGACTGGGACTCGGACGGGAAAAACGAGATCATCCTCGCCAACGACGACTCTTCCTCCGTTCGAATCCTCAAATTCGCAAACTCAACCTACTCTGAAGTGTGGTCTCACATCTTTGGCGGCTATACCGGAATGGGTTGGGTACCCGCGCTGGCGCTGGGCAGAGTCAATCCGGCCAGCACCGGATCGGATCTGGTCATCGGTTTGGGGGGGCACTGTGCTCAACCCAAGGAGGGCAGTGGCGTGTATATGGAAAACGTGGGGATGCTCCTCCACGATGCAGACACGAGCATGGGTGTCGGCAGCCTGCTGGTCATCGACAGTGGCCACAACGGCCTTCAGGATATTGTGGCCGGGTCGACCGACGGTCTCATCTACGTCATATCGGTTTCGCCCAATGCGCCGCCCAGGCCGACATTGATTCCCCCCTCAGGCACAGCAAGCTTCTCCACACGGGGCTCCAGCGGTCAAGTGGTTTCGGGGTATGTTGAAGTCACCGTCAACGATGGAAGCGCTCCCTATGGGACTGCCGTGTTCAGCTATACCCAGGAGGGTGTCGTCGTCAGCGAAGTGGGCGTTCCGGTCTCACCTCCCACTCAGGCGGCGCGATTCTTTGTCGACACACGAACCCATGTGAGTGCCGGATCCGTCAACGGGACGATTGATGTTCTGACCGGGTTTGCTGCCGTCAATCCAAACAGGGCGATGGCACGGCTCACCCTGAAGCTTCGGGACAGCACCGCGGCGCTGCTGGCAGAAGGCAATATCCAACTGGCCCCGGGTGAACACGTGGCCAAGTTTCTCGATCAACTGCTTCCTGATCTCGTCCTGCCCGCGGGCTTTATCGACAATGGTCTCGGTTCTCTGGAAGTGACCAGCGATCAGCCGGTGTCGGTTCTTGCGCTCAGGTTGACGACCAATCAGCACGGAAGGCTCTTGCTGACCAGCACGCCGGTCGCGGATCTTGCCAAACCAATCCCTGCCGGACAAGTCTCTTTCCCGCAGATCGCCGATGGAGGCGGCTACCAGACGACTCTGATTTTCATGAACACCTCGAATTCAACCGAGACAGGAATGCTCCGGTTCTATGGAAACAACGGTTCGTCACTCCCCTTCCGGCTGATGGGCGTAGGCACGATCGACGCGGCGTTCCCATACTCCGTACCCGCGGGAGGGTTCCTGCGTCTCGTCTCCGACGGATCGGCGTCGACTGCGAACGTCGGCTGGGCACAGCTGGTGCCGGATTCTGGAAAAACATCTCCAGTGAGTGCCGCGATTTTGAGTCTGACGCAGAACGGAGTGCTCGTGACGGAGTCGGGGATTCCGGCGAGCGGCGGCACGACGCACGCGAGAATCTATGTGGACAAGTCGGGTGGGCATGACACCGGCCTCGCCGTATCGAATCCCGGCGGCACCGGCCTCCAGATTACTGCCAGCGCTTATCAATCGGATGGAAGCACACCCGCAGGGACCGGGACGAACACATTGGACCTGGCGCCGATGGGCCATGACGCGCGTTTTGTGGGGCAACTCATTGCCGGATTGCCCGATGGATTCACTGGAATGTTGGACCTCTCCTCTTCATCGCCTTTCACCGCTTTGACCCTGCGGTCCCTGACGAATGGACGAGGGGATTTCCTCCTCACTACGCTTCCCGTCGTGGACGTGAATCAACCTCCTCCGACTCCTCTCATCTTTCCTCAGATCGCCAACGGTGGAGGCTACCAAACCCAGATCATCTTGATGGGCGCGAGCGGCGCGACTTCCACGGTCACCTTGAGTTACCTGGGCAATGACGGGGCACCGATCCTTGTCGGCAGGTAA
- a CDS encoding MarR family transcriptional regulator: protein MDAYPVIFLACHRRHVRDDETGKSVSENQAGILDHLDVTRPTTLSKLAEHLGVSRSTMSITVERLVKAGFIRRTRGKTDRRCVALTLTTAGARIKEHNTILDPELVEEMFSRMRDPELENALRGIECLAKHAGIVLRQRSRERKR, encoded by the coding sequence ATGGATGCATACCCTGTGATTTTCCTGGCGTGCCATCGGCGGCATGTCCGCGACGACGAAACGGGAAAAAGCGTGAGCGAAAACCAGGCTGGCATTCTCGATCACCTGGACGTGACCCGTCCCACCACGCTGTCGAAGCTGGCCGAGCACCTGGGCGTGAGCCGCTCCACCATGAGCATCACCGTCGAGAGGCTCGTGAAGGCCGGGTTCATCCGGCGCACTCGTGGAAAGACCGACCGCCGGTGCGTCGCGCTGACGCTGACCACGGCAGGGGCGCGGATCAAAGAACACAACACCATCCTCGATCCGGAGCTCGTGGAAGAAATGTTCAGTCGAATGCGGGATCCGGAACTCGAAAATGCGCTGCGGGGAATCGAATGCCTTGCGAAACACGCCGGCATTGTACTCCGCCAGCGAAGCAGGGAGCGCAAGCGATGA
- a CDS encoding SRPBCC family protein has translation MRIFIAVIGGFVLLVLCVVVIGALLPKRHVASRRASYHATPERLFSLIAGSQDWRPDVVRYEVISREGNREVVRETTRNKETITYEVLDPVAPSSLKRRIATEKLPYSGTWSYTLEPRGETTIVRITEDGEVYNPVFRFVSKVILGHTRTIDAYLRALGKATGQEVRIED, from the coding sequence ATGAGAATTTTCATTGCAGTGATTGGCGGGTTCGTCCTCTTGGTGCTCTGTGTCGTGGTCATCGGTGCACTGCTTCCGAAGCGGCACGTCGCTTCCCGCCGCGCCTCGTACCACGCGACGCCGGAACGCCTCTTTTCCTTGATCGCGGGCTCACAAGACTGGCGCCCCGACGTTGTGCGATACGAAGTCATTTCTCGCGAAGGAAACCGGGAAGTCGTTCGCGAAACAACACGGAACAAGGAGACAATCACCTACGAGGTGCTCGATCCGGTGGCGCCGAGCTCCCTCAAGCGGCGGATTGCTACAGAGAAGCTTCCTTACTCCGGCACATGGAGCTATACGCTGGAGCCCCGGGGCGAGACAACGATTGTCCGGATCACGGAAGACGGCGAGGTCTATAACCCGGTGTTCCGGTTCGTCTCGAAGGTGATCCTGGGACACACGCGCACCATCGATGCCTATCTTCGAGCCCTGGGGAAAGCGACCGGACAGGAGGTCCGGATCGAGGACTGA
- a CDS encoding alpha/beta hydrolase, translating into MRTRQVLSWAFLAFLLPLSIAATPMLAVQTVTLTAPDGILLKATYFAAAKPGPGVLLLHQCNQQRKLWDVLAERLAASGINVLTMDYRGFGESGGTPFDKLTPQEQNKIITETWPGDIDVAYQYLVSQPGVARDVIGAGGASCGVNNSIRLARRHPEVKSLVLLSGSTDREGRRFLQSSKNLPVFTAAAEDDLFGSFTETMRWQFSLSASPASRFESYAKGGHGAEMFAVHTELPGLIAEWWGAVLMKRPESVPRTNGSPLEPRLLKTLEVIDQPGGASRAAKMLAEARERDPKANLFPERIVNLLGYEHLQLGDAKGAVEIMKLNVTAFPNSPNVYDSLSDAYVADGQKDLAIENAKKALELLAKDTTYPQPRRNAIRDSAEQKLKQLVPARP; encoded by the coding sequence ATGCGAACCAGACAAGTTTTGTCGTGGGCTTTTTTAGCGTTTCTACTCCCGCTGAGCATTGCGGCAACGCCGATGCTCGCGGTGCAAACCGTCACTCTGACTGCGCCCGACGGGATCCTTCTCAAGGCGACGTATTTTGCTGCGGCCAAGCCGGGTCCTGGGGTCCTGCTGCTTCATCAATGCAACCAACAACGGAAATTATGGGACGTGCTCGCCGAACGCCTCGCCGCCTCGGGAATCAACGTTCTGACCATGGACTACCGGGGGTTTGGAGAGAGTGGGGGCACTCCTTTTGACAAGCTGACCCCCCAAGAACAAAACAAGATCATCACAGAGACCTGGCCCGGCGATATCGACGTGGCTTATCAGTATCTCGTGTCCCAGCCGGGGGTCGCCCGCGACGTGATTGGCGCCGGGGGAGCCAGTTGCGGGGTCAACAACTCCATCCGGCTGGCCCGGCGGCACCCGGAGGTGAAGTCGCTCGTGTTGCTCTCCGGCAGCACCGATCGCGAGGGACGACGGTTCCTGCAATCATCGAAGAATCTGCCGGTCTTCACCGCAGCGGCGGAGGATGATTTGTTTGGCAGTTTCACGGAAACCATGCGGTGGCAGTTCAGCCTGTCTGCCAGCCCGGCCAGCCGCTTTGAGTCCTATGCAAAGGGAGGGCATGGCGCGGAAATGTTCGCGGTTCACACGGAGCTGCCGGGACTGATCGCGGAGTGGTGGGGGGCCGTCCTGATGAAGAGGCCGGAAAGCGTTCCAAGAACGAACGGATCCCCGCTGGAGCCGCGACTGCTCAAAACGTTGGAAGTGATCGATCAGCCCGGGGGCGCCAGCAGAGCCGCGAAGATGCTGGCGGAGGCGCGCGAGCGCGATCCCAAAGCCAACCTGTTCCCCGAACGCATCGTCAACCTGCTCGGTTACGAGCATCTCCAGCTGGGGGATGCAAAGGGGGCGGTCGAGATAATGAAACTGAATGTCACGGCATTTCCGAACTCCCCCAACGTGTATGACAGCCTTTCGGACGCCTACGTGGCGGATGGTCAGAAGGATTTGGCGATCGAGAACGCAAAGAAAGCTCTCGAACTGCTCGCGAAGGACACAACCTACCCGCAACCGCGGCGGAATGCCATTCGCGACAGCGCCGAACAAAAATTGAAACAGCTTGTCCCGGCCCGCCCGTAG
- a CDS encoding methyltransferase domain-containing protein, with product MSLPPRLPAGKFEPEEWDRMYDGPRASGRSFIFRRASELALGICGEIMLPGQRWVDLGCGTGHLMRACSDQGASLIGADHDVRMVEFARQRSADTPLCRNLRFIVAQAERLPFDDATIDGLIATSVMGCLTSPQDFFAEARRVLRHAGHAVMTFTNQSSGLLMLNSLPARLTDLRSRMSNRQDIRLYRDTQVIEGLEQLGFKVLRVDFYNFVLHAGNWLIPPSRMAKKLERLGRRRYSRWLARNFIITAQKAPF from the coding sequence ATGTCTCTGCCACCCCGGCTCCCCGCCGGTAAATTTGAGCCCGAGGAGTGGGACCGCATGTACGATGGACCCCGGGCCTCCGGCAGGAGTTTCATTTTCAGGCGGGCCAGTGAACTGGCCCTGGGAATCTGCGGCGAGATCATGCTCCCCGGACAGCGATGGGTCGACCTGGGATGCGGGACAGGCCATCTGATGCGCGCATGCAGCGATCAGGGCGCCTCCCTCATCGGGGCCGATCATGACGTCCGCATGGTGGAGTTCGCCCGTCAGAGATCGGCGGACACTCCGCTGTGTCGAAACCTTCGTTTCATTGTTGCACAGGCCGAAAGGCTTCCCTTTGACGATGCTACAATTGATGGCCTGATCGCCACTTCCGTGATGGGGTGCCTTACTTCTCCCCAGGATTTCTTTGCTGAAGCGCGCAGGGTGCTGCGTCACGCTGGACACGCCGTGATGACCTTTACCAATCAGTCCAGCGGACTGCTCATGCTGAATTCCCTCCCCGCCCGTCTCACCGACCTGAGGTCCAGGATGAGCAATCGTCAGGACATCCGCTTGTACCGCGACACTCAGGTGATTGAAGGTTTGGAGCAGCTTGGTTTTAAAGTCCTTCGAGTGGATTTTTATAACTTTGTTCTCCACGCGGGAAACTGGCTGATACCGCCCTCCCGCATGGCGAAAAAACTGGAACGACTCGGCCGTCGCAGATATAGCCGCTGGCTCGCAAGGAACTTCATCATCACGGCACAGAAGGCGCCATTTTAG
- a CDS encoding ABC transporter substrate-binding protein, with the protein MTKIKISLLRGICQMPAYAAYEKGFLKAEGLEAELEIAATAWLVPHKLASGECQFAVMPWTRVVSAENPRLVLLAGSGCDEAAIVMRTGITLAEVRKVVIPQRGGIKDLTAMGLIKSLGWADIELMRQPSGDGAIIAFFGQGADAASMVEPYATMMEALGVGKVIRRTGDLWKGAPGCSLTTTLGFKNQAPEVVQGMVRAFAFGAAFVAQNPEEASEIASRYIGVNRRFIREALRRNQPNVDALRNEKAMEGILHLMLELGYINGVPSNYMDLTFLDKIATSLLPTR; encoded by the coding sequence ATGACTAAGATAAAGATTTCATTGTTGCGCGGCATCTGCCAAATGCCGGCCTATGCTGCTTATGAAAAGGGGTTCTTGAAAGCGGAGGGGCTGGAAGCGGAACTGGAAATCGCGGCGACCGCATGGCTGGTTCCCCACAAGCTTGCGAGCGGCGAATGTCAATTTGCGGTCATGCCTTGGACGCGAGTCGTGTCCGCGGAAAATCCCCGCCTAGTCTTGTTGGCTGGCTCGGGATGTGATGAGGCTGCCATCGTCATGCGAACGGGCATCACCCTGGCGGAGGTCCGGAAAGTCGTCATCCCGCAACGCGGCGGAATTAAAGACCTCACCGCCATGGGACTGATCAAGTCGCTCGGGTGGGCCGACATTGAATTGATGAGGCAACCTTCGGGGGATGGCGCCATCATTGCATTTTTTGGGCAGGGAGCGGATGCCGCTTCGATGGTCGAGCCCTACGCGACCATGATGGAGGCTTTGGGAGTGGGGAAAGTCATTCGAAGGACTGGAGACCTTTGGAAAGGAGCCCCCGGTTGCTCCCTGACCACCACGCTCGGATTCAAGAATCAAGCGCCCGAGGTGGTTCAAGGAATGGTTCGGGCCTTCGCTTTCGGCGCGGCCTTTGTGGCCCAGAATCCGGAGGAAGCCTCCGAGATCGCCTCCCGGTACATCGGCGTGAATCGTCGGTTCATCCGCGAGGCCCTCCGGAGAAATCAACCCAATGTGGACGCCTTGCGCAACGAGAAGGCCATGGAAGGGATCCTGCACCTCATGCTGGAATTGGGATACATCAATGGGGTTCCGTCGAACTATATGGACCTGACCTTCCTGGACAAGATTGCGACCAGCCTTTTACCCACGAGATGA
- a CDS encoding CocE/NonD family hydrolase, giving the protein MRSRLLAFSLSIFLLLGSSPAAFLPHAEKAGPSTPPTSESTPSSSINSERLYNTASTHSLYITMRDGVKIAVDVALPKGLPEGERIPALLNLTRYWRARGVQGPGPDKLFFISHGYAMVLVDVRGTGASFGTWRIPFSREEILDDREIIDWIVSQPWSNGKVGALGTSYEGGTAQLVAVSGHAAVKAVIPRFEEFDNYSDIAYPGGVFAEWILKTWNEANHQLDNNLGVKPVDGDSNLKMLRAAVKEHSGNVDLFQAAKAITYRDDRESGLSIDDFSIHTYQREIEQSKAAIYGWGSWLDAATADGVLRRFTTFTNPQRVMIGTWNHGGSQNADPYLSPLTPNSPQLAECLRFFDHYLKGIDAGAGSEREIIYYTMGEERWKSTKVWPPAGSAPQKWYLAEDHTLSPAPPQADSGADTYKIDYEATTGAENRWHTEVGGGPVIYPDRAEEDRRLLSYTSAPLSDNIEITGAPMVTLYVTSTHTDGAFFVYLEDVDENGKVTYLTEGELRAIHRKISDDQPPYKLLKPYHTFMRKDGMPLVPGQVAELKFGLLSTSILIRKGHRIRVALAGADKDTFARIPSNGPPVISVARNKLYASSILLPVIPRGNPTVAPWDPWPAPGGNRPGQGKDLAVEAESASSGAVTPYPTVPQIIDGYIQALGGREAIEKLATRVTKGVRISPDGVSEWIETYSKEPDKRLTIRTGAGRWAWGSDGTVTWSQNPGEAAHVLEGPQSAAFGNSSSLHSAVHLHELYPQMKLRGKDRVGDREAYVVECTDTGGNAAKLFFDTRTRLLLRRDGKTRALQISVGKDGSRQSKIALVEVDNYFDDYREVDGVKVPFLMNSKSGRSFTTYRELEMRHNIPIDDAKFKMP; this is encoded by the coding sequence ATGCGCTCGAGGTTGCTGGCATTTTCTCTGAGTATTTTCCTCCTTCTGGGGAGCTCTCCAGCGGCGTTTCTGCCACATGCCGAAAAGGCTGGTCCATCGACCCCTCCTACGAGCGAGTCTACTCCCTCGTCGAGCATCAATTCTGAAAGGCTCTACAACACTGCCAGCACGCACTCCCTTTACATCACGATGCGAGATGGAGTGAAGATTGCCGTTGATGTCGCCTTGCCCAAGGGCCTGCCGGAGGGTGAGAGAATTCCCGCGTTGCTGAATCTCACCCGCTATTGGCGCGCGCGGGGTGTACAAGGCCCCGGCCCGGATAAGTTATTCTTCATCAGCCATGGCTATGCGATGGTTCTGGTCGATGTCCGGGGGACCGGCGCTTCCTTTGGCACCTGGCGAATTCCCTTCTCGCGCGAAGAGATCCTGGATGACCGCGAGATTATCGACTGGATTGTCAGTCAACCCTGGTCCAACGGCAAAGTCGGGGCCTTGGGCACTTCCTACGAGGGAGGAACAGCTCAACTTGTTGCAGTCTCCGGTCATGCTGCGGTCAAGGCCGTTATCCCCCGGTTCGAGGAGTTCGACAACTACAGCGATATCGCCTATCCGGGCGGCGTGTTTGCGGAATGGATCCTGAAGACCTGGAACGAGGCCAATCACCAGCTGGACAATAACCTGGGAGTCAAGCCGGTTGACGGAGACAGTAACCTAAAGATGTTGAGGGCGGCCGTGAAGGAGCACTCCGGGAATGTCGATCTCTTTCAAGCGGCCAAGGCGATCACGTATCGCGATGATCGCGAATCGGGCCTCTCCATAGACGACTTCAGCATTCACACCTATCAGAGGGAAATCGAGCAGTCGAAGGCGGCCATTTACGGATGGGGGAGCTGGCTGGACGCCGCGACGGCCGATGGAGTCCTGCGCCGCTTCACGACCTTCACCAATCCCCAAAGGGTCATGATCGGCACCTGGAATCACGGCGGATCTCAGAACGCCGACCCGTACCTGTCTCCTTTGACCCCTAATTCTCCACAGTTGGCGGAGTGTTTGCGTTTTTTCGACCACTACCTGAAAGGGATCGACGCCGGAGCCGGGTCGGAGAGAGAGATCATCTATTATACGATGGGCGAGGAACGGTGGAAGTCAACGAAGGTCTGGCCTCCTGCCGGGAGCGCCCCTCAGAAATGGTATCTGGCCGAAGATCACACGCTTTCCCCGGCGCCTCCCCAGGCCGATTCAGGCGCCGACACCTACAAGATCGATTATGAAGCGACCACGGGGGCCGAGAACCGCTGGCATACCGAAGTGGGCGGCGGTCCGGTCATTTATCCGGACCGCGCCGAGGAGGACCGCCGCTTGCTCTCGTACACAAGTGCGCCCCTGTCCGATAACATCGAGATCACGGGTGCTCCGATGGTCACCTTGTATGTAACCTCGACCCACACGGATGGCGCCTTCTTCGTCTATCTCGAGGACGTCGATGAAAACGGGAAAGTCACCTATCTGACCGAAGGCGAATTACGGGCCATTCACCGAAAGATATCGGACGACCAACCGCCGTATAAATTGCTGAAGCCCTATCACACGTTTATGCGGAAGGACGGGATGCCGCTGGTCCCGGGGCAAGTGGCGGAACTGAAGTTTGGATTGCTCTCGACGTCGATCCTGATCAGAAAGGGTCACCGCATCCGTGTCGCCCTTGCAGGGGCCGATAAAGATACCTTTGCCCGAATCCCGTCTAATGGTCCTCCGGTGATCTCCGTCGCCAGAAACAAACTTTATGCCTCTTCTATTCTATTGCCCGTCATCCCCCGCGGAAATCCAACAGTCGCTCCCTGGGATCCCTGGCCAGCACCCGGAGGGAACAGGCCAGGTCAGGGGAAAGATCTTGCGGTAGAAGCCGAGTCTGCTTCATCCGGGGCGGTCACTCCTTATCCTACGGTGCCCCAGATCATCGATGGATACATTCAAGCGCTTGGCGGGCGCGAAGCCATTGAGAAATTGGCGACCCGAGTGACGAAAGGGGTAAGGATCAGTCCTGATGGAGTCAGCGAATGGATCGAAACCTATTCCAAGGAACCGGACAAAAGGTTGACCATTCGGACAGGGGCAGGCCGGTGGGCATGGGGGTCGGATGGAACAGTGACTTGGTCTCAGAACCCGGGCGAGGCAGCGCATGTTCTAGAGGGTCCACAATCGGCCGCCTTTGGCAATTCCTCGAGTCTGCACAGCGCGGTCCATTTGCACGAACTCTATCCCCAGATGAAGCTCAGGGGCAAGGACCGGGTGGGGGACCGGGAGGCCTACGTCGTCGAATGCACCGACACTGGCGGCAACGCGGCCAAGCTGTTTTTCGATACGCGCACGCGACTTCTTCTTCGCAGAGACGGGAAAACAAGAGCCCTGCAAATCAGCGTTGGTAAGGACGGATCGCGGCAATCGAAGATCGCCCTGGTCGAGGTCGACAACTACTTCGATGACTATCGAGAGGTCGATGGGGTAAAGGTGCCGTTTCTAATGAATTCCAAATCAGGCCGGTCCTTCACCACATACCGGGAGCTTGAAATGAGGCACAATATTCCGATCGACGATGCCAAGTTCAAGATGCCGTAG